A single genomic interval of Musa acuminata AAA Group cultivar baxijiao chromosome BXJ3-4, Cavendish_Baxijiao_AAA, whole genome shotgun sequence harbors:
- the LOC135636383 gene encoding uncharacterized protein LOC135636383: MDVYVDDMIIKSKTASTHMAGLAETFRMLKRFNMHLNISKCIFGVSSRKFLEFIIHQRGIDTNPEKEHSKGAWTLHVDGSAIIEVIGVGLILKSPSRETYERSFRLQFRATNNEAKYEALLHGLCLTLEMHVGDLEVFNDSQLLMGHVNRSYKARDPTMVQYLTETR, from the exons atggatGTGTATGTAGATGACATGATCATAAAGAGCAAGACCGCAAGCACACATATGGCCGGCCTAGCGGAGACATTCCGAATGCTCAAGCGGTTCAACATGCACCTAAATATCTCTAAGTGCATCTTCGGGGTCAGCTCGAGAAAATTCCTCGAGTTTATCATCCACCAGAGAGGAATAGACACCAACCCGGAAAAG GAGCATAGCAAGGGCGCGTGGACCCTGCATGTGGATGGCTCGGCCATCATCGAGGTGATCGGGGTCGGACTTATCCTCAAAAGCCCGTCTAGAGAAACCTACGAAAGATCATTCCGATTACAATTCCGAGCGACCAATAATGAGGCCAAGTACGAGGCACTACTCCATGGACTGTGCCTCACCCTGGAGATGCATGTTGGTGACCTTGAGGTTTTCAACGACTCCCAGCTGCTGATGGGACACGTCAATAGGAGCTACAAAGCTCGAGATCCAACGATGGTGCAATACCTAACGGAAACAAGATGA